AGGGCGAGCGAGACTCCGGGTTTGTCATTGATGAAGGTTTTTCGAAGCTCCCAGTCACCCCAGGCATTCCAATATTTCGGTACCCGCTCGTAAAGCCAGTAGTGTTCGTCCGCGGTCAGAAACTGAGTCAGGTGGAGCGAGCTGAAGAGCGCATAGAGCCCCATGACCAGGACGAAAAGCGGCTTGGGTTGGAGGAGGTTGGTGAGGAAGGACATAGGTTGGGATCGGATGACAGTTGTATATGTAGCATAGCATCCACTTTCGAGCGAGACTCCTCGGGAGTAGGGTACAATAGGGATATATGCTCATCGAATGGATCATTCAATTCGGACCGATTACAAGCTTCTTCCTTGTTTTTGAAGCATCAGGATGGAATTTTTTTGCGGCGACTGCGGTACTCATGGCGACGGTCGTCCTCGCGACTGCTGCGAGCTGGTATCGGTCGAAGCAGGTGGCTTGGTTTCCGCTTTGGAGTGCTGGCTTCAGCCTCGTCTTCGGCGGCGCGACACTCTATTATGTGGACCCGCAGTGGCTCATCCTGAAGGACACACTCTATGATGGCCTCTTCGGGCTGATGTTGCTGTTCGGGCTGGCGTTTCGGAAAAACTTGCTTCGGAAATTCTTCATGCCACTCTTTGCGATTACCGATCGCGGGTGGCATATCCTCGCCGTTCGCTGGGCACTCTTTTTCCTCGTCTCGTCGGCGCTCAATGAAGTGGTCCGGCATTGGGTGACACCGGAAGTCTGGGTGCACTACAAGATTGCCAACACACTCGCTCTTATCAGCTTCGGGCTGTATCAGTTGAGGCTCACGGGGCGAGAGCGACTCACCACGGAAGCGAATCGGTTCGGTATGCGGCTCACTCGGGAGAAACGCTGATCCCGGTGATGGGTGATGGTAGGGAAGGAATATCTCTTAGTAACTATCTCAAATCTCCGTATTCTACTGCAAAAATATGGTTTTGGTTGCAAAACGCTCAGGTCTCGTCACGTTACTCTCCGAGTAACCTTCCTCACCCTTTACATTTTTCGCTCAAAACCATACTTCTTCGTAACGAAAGAGAGATTTGAGATAGTTACTGAGGCATGGATAGAAAAGAAGAAACCGCGGACCGAATCATCGGCACCGCGGTTTTCTGTAGGGGATTGAAATGGGGCTACCGCCTCGCTTTAGCTTCAAGTTCCGTGAAAGTTCTTGAGATTTCGGTGGCGTGGCCCCTGACGAGATTCAGGAGGTTTTTCAGGAGAAGGTCAGCGAGATCTCGCATGCCCCTGACAAACATGCTCTCAGAAACACCATCAGGGATATGGACTTGCCCGCCGAAATTGGTTTCTTCAAGAATGCTTCCTCGGATGACCCCAGCCAAGTTCTCGGCCCGGTACTGGTGCGCCAGGTACTCGTGCACCGAATGGGGAATAATCAACGCGTCGGGGATGAAACAGATTTTTCCCCGTATGGGCTCCCTAATACCAACGAAGACGGCAAACGTACCAGTTGTGCTGCTGCCGATAGTGGTCGACAGGAATGGTGGACCGGCATCGCGGCAATTATTCAAACAGGCCGTGTATGTTTTGAGCGTGCTCATAACAAGCTCTTTGCATAGCTCGAGATCTTCCTGCGTGAGACGTTCCACGTGACTCTCCTTGTGTGGTGTATGACGGGTGGGTGGACAAGTTGGGAAAGGACGGTAGAAGAGCGAGTGTACTATGCCACGTTTGGTTTGTCAACGGTTGGCGGCTTTTCTCTCACATCAAACCACATCTCGTAGATGACCGGGATGAAGAAGAGCTTGGCGACACCGGAGAAACAGAGTCCAGCGATGATGGCACCGCCGAGTCCCTGCCAGATCGGGTCGGAGAGAGTGATCGGGATGAGGCCGACGATGGTCGTGAGCGCAGTGAGGAGGATCGGTTCGAGCCGGCTCGTGGCGCCCTCGACGACCGCTTCACGGACGGGGAGTCCGAGGTCGAGGTTCTTGTTGATCTTGTCGACCATGATGATAGAGTTGTTCACCACGATGCCGAAGAGTGCCAGGACGCCGATCAAGGCTGGGAAGGAAAGCGGGATCCCGAAGAGCGCAAAGATGACAAAGACACCGGAAACGGCGATTGGGATCACGAGAAGGACGATCAAAGCTTTCCGGAAGGAATTGAACTGAATCACCATAGTGCCGAAGATAAGGACGGCCGAGAGGATCATCGCGTAGAGGATGGACTGGACGGACTTGTTGTTCTCTTCATTCACGCCCCCAGTTTTCCAGCTGTAATCGGCCGGGAGACCCAGCTCGGTATCGGCGAAGGTTTCAAGTCCTTTGTTGAGTTCAGTGACCGAATAGCCTTCGGCAACCGCGGCAGAGATAGAGATCGTTCTCTTTTCATCCTCGCGGGTGATGAGAGTTGGATTTTTCTCAATGCTGACGGTGCCGAGTGAAAGGAGTGGTATCTGCTTTCCGGCAGGAGTCATCACGGACAGTCGTCCGAGGTCTTCGGGTGAGCTGAAATCCTCGCCGGTAAAGCGGATCACGATATCGCGCTTTTCGCCGTTGAAACGCACATCTTCCTTTACCGTATAGCCACTCCCAAGAGTACGGATGAAGAGGGCGGTGTCAGCGGGACTGAGTCCGCTCGCTGCAAGCGCAGCTTCGTTCGGTGTGAAAGTGAGTTTCTTTCCGGCACTTGAAAGCGAGATAGAGACATTGCTCGTTCCTGGAACGCTCTGGAGATAGGTTTTCGTCTTTTCCGCGAGGTGTTGAAGGGTATCAAGGTCTTTGCCGAGCAGCTTGAGCTGGAGATCGGCACCTGCCGGCGGTCCACCAGAAAGCTGGGAAGCTGTCACAGTGCCGCCGTTCCAATCGGCGAATTCCCAGTCGAGCTCCTTTACGATTTCACCCGAGGATTTCAACCGTTCCTTGGCCTTGATGAGGTGAACCGTAAAGAGGATATGGTTGAAGTCTTTGCCGGTTGTACTCGTATTGCTGTCAGTCGGGGCGCCGGCACCGATTTCCGCAAGGACAAAATCAAGCTCGGCGAGCGAACGGAAGCGAGGAAGGAGTTCGTCGACGACTGCCCTCGCGCGGTCCTGGTTGGAACCGATAGGGAGTTCGGTACTGACGTAGACGGTATCGATATCGTCTTCCGGGAAAAATTCGTTCACGACGAAGCCGAGAGGTAGAAGGGCGTAGGAGGAAAGCATGAAGACGACGAGGAGAATGATGGTGAGTCGTCGCGCTCGCTTCGAAGAGAGAATGCGCTCGATCAGTGCCGAGTACCAGGTACTCAAGCGATCGAACGAGAGGAAACCGTGATCTTTGAAGCCGTCCCAGACTTTACCGGCTTGGGTCTGATGCCAGGCGGTGACGGACAAGAAGAAGGAATGTGCGAGACGGAATACGAGGAAGAGCATGACCACCCCGAGGAGGTAGAAAGCCCACTTGAACGGACCTCCGGGCATGAGGAAGTACAGCAGGGCGGCGACCAGAATGTAGGCAATCGTCTGGAGCAGGAGAACGACGCGACGGGGGAAGTTTCCTTCGAGAAACACTGCCATATACGGGATGACGAGGAGAAGCGCGGTTGCAGCCGAGAGGGCGAGTGCCGAGGAAACGACAATTGGAATCGGCCGGATGAATTCGCCGATGATGCCTGTTGCAAGGAGGAGCGGCACGAATGCCCAGACTGTCGTGATGGTCGTGGTTATGATGACACCACTGAAGTCGCGGTAAACCAGAAGCGCTGTTTCAATCGGGGTGAACTTGCCCGATCGGTGATAGCTCGCCAAGGCCGAGATGACGACGATCGCATTATCAACGATGATGCCGAGTGCGATGAGGAGAGAGAAGAGGGTAATGAAGTTAATGGAGATTCCCGCGGCCCCCATTACGAGGAAAGTGACGAGGAAGGTGAAGGGAATGGCGAAGGCCGTGACAAGTGACTGGCGGATGCCGAAAAAGAGGAGGAGGACGACGAAGACGAGGCCAAAGGTTACGAGGAAGTCATGCTGCAATTGGCTGAAACTCCGATCGATTTCTTCCGCTCCATTGAAATAGTAGGCGGTTTCAAACGGAACTGACGAGGTTGAACGATAACTTTCGATCGCTCCTCGGACGCTATCGACGGTCTCGCGGGTATCGGAGCTTTCGGTCTGATAGACGGAAACGAAGATGGCGCGCGAACCGCTGACGGTGTGGCTCGCCATTGAGGCAGCGAGACTGCCGGGCTTCTCCGTCTCCTTGATGTTCGCTACCGATCCAAGCGGAACGATCTTACCATCGAGAGAGAGGGGAATATCGCGTAAATCTTGAACGGTTTCGGCTGATTTTGCCTGATCGAGAGAGAGGGCGGTGGCGCTTGAAGCGATAGTACCACCAGGAAAACTGTTGAGTGTGCTCGCGACCCGCTGGCCGATGCCGGCAATGTTGAGTCCGTACCCCTTAATGATCTCCGGTGAGAGCAAGATCGAGACTTCGGGATCGCGACGATAGGAAAGACTTGCTTTTTCAACGGCGGGAAGTCGTTTGATCTCCTCGAGGAGGATGTCGGCAATTTCTGGGAGGGCACTTTCGTTACCGGGTGCCGAGAGTGCGAAGAGCATTACAGGCTGATTTGTAAAGTCTATCACCTCGACGGATGGATTCTGGGCGGCGTCGGGGAGCGTACTTACCTTGTCGATGGCATTCTGGACATCGGTCTTCGCTTTGTCCGGATCCATCGATGAAGC
This is a stretch of genomic DNA from Candidatus Moraniibacteriota bacterium. It encodes these proteins:
- a CDS encoding septation protein IspZ yields the protein MLIEWIIQFGPITSFFLVFEASGWNFFAATAVLMATVVLATAASWYRSKQVAWFPLWSAGFSLVFGGATLYYVDPQWLILKDTLYDGLFGLMLLFGLAFRKNLLRKFFMPLFAITDRGWHILAVRWALFFLVSSALNEVVRHWVTPEVWVHYKIANTLALISFGLYQLRLTGRERLTTEANRFGMRLTREKR
- a CDS encoding efflux RND transporter permease subunit translates to MSYTKGFFDRLHFDESLRTSLIGRYFASIRTITLITVTLVFAGVATYSTLKKELNPDIQIPTVIVATAFPGAGPEDIEDLVTVPLEDAVSGLSDVTRVTSNSQESVSTIVVEFASSMDPDKAKTDVQNAIDKVSTLPDAAQNPSVEVIDFTNQPVMLFALSAPGNESALPEIADILLEEIKRLPAVEKASLSYRRDPEVSILLSPEIIKGYGLNIAGIGQRVASTLNSFPGGTIASSATALSLDQAKSAETVQDLRDIPLSLDGKIVPLGSVANIKETEKPGSLAASMASHTVSGSRAIFVSVYQTESSDTRETVDSVRGAIESYRSTSSVPFETAYYFNGAEEIDRSFSQLQHDFLVTFGLVFVVLLLFFGIRQSLVTAFAIPFTFLVTFLVMGAAGISINFITLFSLLIALGIIVDNAIVVISALASYHRSGKFTPIETALLVYRDFSGVIITTTITTVWAFVPLLLATGIIGEFIRPIPIVVSSALALSAATALLLVIPYMAVFLEGNFPRRVVLLLQTIAYILVAALLYFLMPGGPFKWAFYLLGVVMLFLVFRLAHSFFLSVTAWHQTQAGKVWDGFKDHGFLSFDRLSTWYSALIERILSSKRARRLTIILLVVFMLSSYALLPLGFVVNEFFPEDDIDTVYVSTELPIGSNQDRARAVVDELLPRFRSLAELDFVLAEIGAGAPTDSNTSTTGKDFNHILFTVHLIKAKERLKSSGEIVKELDWEFADWNGGTVTASQLSGGPPAGADLQLKLLGKDLDTLQHLAEKTKTYLQSVPGTSNVSISLSSAGKKLTFTPNEAALAASGLSPADTALFIRTLGSGYTVKEDVRFNGEKRDIVIRFTGEDFSSPEDLGRLSVMTPAGKQIPLLSLGTVSIEKNPTLITREDEKRTISISAAVAEGYSVTELNKGLETFADTELGLPADYSWKTGGVNEENNKSVQSILYAMILSAVLIFGTMVIQFNSFRKALIVLLVIPIAVSGVFVIFALFGIPLSFPALIGVLALFGIVVNNSIIMVDKINKNLDLGLPVREAVVEGATSRLEPILLTALTTIVGLIPITLSDPIWQGLGGAIIAGLCFSGVAKLFFIPVIYEMWFDVREKPPTVDKPNVA